The genomic segment AGTGCCAGGGTTCAAACACTCTAGTGCAATTTTAAAAGGACCCACTTGTACTGTATTTTGATCTGCACAAGTTAAGTGTGTTTAGAGCAGACTGGAATAAATCGAGCTGTTGTTCCTTGGTTGAAAATGCTTCCAGCCTGAAATTATTTGCATGTAGGCAGTTGTACAGAAGACTTTGGCAGTGGGAGTAGGTCAGAAATCAGTGTTTCATTTGCTTCAAATTCACTTACTAATGTACTCTCATTGAAGATAATGGATCTTACAGACTTTGCTCAAAGAAGCAGTAAAAGGCATCACATGTTTCTTAAGATGAAATATCCCTTAGTGTTTCACAGTTTCTTTGCCCGTACCAAAAGCCATTTATCAGTGCTGGCTGAGTGGACGCGTCTCATCTGTAAGACACAACACACAAGCAAACACCATACGTCTCGAGTGCAGGGCCTGAAAACATGAGCTGGGATAGATGTGAGGCATGGGTCCCATTTATGAGTGGAACTCAAAACTTTGATGTGTATCTGGGTGTCCTATCTGCAGTAGATAAAGGGGATTGTGTTAGTGAGGTGCTAACACGCTGTCTGCTACACTAACACTATCAGCATGTGAGAGAAACAGCCAGACTCCTGCTGGAGTTGATCTGGATTTCAGAATGATTGGATTGCATTAGATGGTGCGAAGAGATCGAAATAAAACCACTACAAAGTCTGCTCTGCTGCTAAACCTCTCATCTCCAAGGTCAACAACGGCACGTTCTCATTCTCCTGTAAATAAAAAGAATCTAGTGTTGCTAcctctgctgtgtgtttttgttgacaACGGATAAACCTCACACCTACTCTCCTTCTTTACATAGTGTAcatgaaaaattaaaggaaaaaaatcagctAAATCACAATGCAGGCAGAATGCCAACGAGAAGGATAAATTGCTAGTATTAAATCCAAGTGTGGCAATTGTGTTGTATTCTACATGCAGATTTCAGTTTATCTGCAGGTGTAAACATGTTCCAAAAGACAGTGAAAGTACTTTTTCTAATACCCCCCCCCAGTTCATTGAAACTGTAACCATCACTTTAAGAGTTtgggctttttttccccctctagACTCTGTTCTGCTGATAGTCTCATCTACAGAGAATAAAGGCATTAATGAACCAAAGGACTCCACAAGTTGGGGTTTGTAGTATCTTCCCTGCACaccccacatttttttttatcaccatGTGGCGTGGGTTTAGTTAGCACGCTCTGGACAAGGATGAAAGGATTTATGGAATTTTGTTTGTACTGCTGTTTTCACTCGTATGAGGATCTGAGAGCAGTCTGTCTGTGAATACGTGGGTGTGCGCGTGAAAATGTTTGAACTTTATTTCTGCTAAACTTTCAGTGAGTTCTGCTCACAAATGTGCGTTCCTGACTAATGTTCACACTGTGTTCAGTGGACCGGGTCTTAATGCCAcgtgtgtgtatctgtttgtGGGGTGTGTTTGAAGCCAGATGGCATGCCTTCCTCACATCACACTCTGCAAACCCAATGCACGCCCTCTCCTTACTCTGGATGCCCGCATAATACTAAACGTTGCACCGTGCATGTGTAAACGTGAACAGCCTGACACCTAGTGGTTCTCTTCTCCGTTGTTGTGTACTCATGCTCCCTTTGCTCGCCAGTGTGCTAATACATGATGGGAGGCATTTCATCCATTGCACACCTTATTTTATCACTCTGCTTTTGCAACGGTGGCAGGAGAAAAACCAAAATCAGCCAGAAACCTCATACCCATAATCAGCATCAGAAAAAGTTACTATATCTAATAGAGGCTACAGTGGCGACTTTCCTATATCAGCTCTAGCATTTGAAGGCAGGCGCACTCCAGGGGTGGAAGCAAACCTGGAATGCAGAAAGTGGAGGATGATTACCCATCCCCCAACGCGCACACAGCCTCCACCCCACCCTACTTTGGACGCTTTTTAAATTTGAGACTTTGTGAATGCGAAATGAGTCTTCTATGCATGGGGAAAGTACAGAACATCTGTGCAGCCCCTATCTTATCCCTCAGGAATGAGCCAGAGGGAGGAAATATCTTCATTCCCTTTATTCGGAGGCGTTTTAAGTGTGGCAATTAAGATATGTGGAGTCTTTTATTAggccgatttttttttttttttttttttcattttattttgctcGTTCATCTTCAGATAAGTGTATTCTGACAGTGGCTATTTAGCATATTCATTGGCAGGTAGCCAAAGGAATGggctccatttaaaaaaaaaaaaaaaatgcttgtatCTCAGCAACCCAGCGGCATGTCAGCCGTTGATCTGCAGAGTAGTTTGATTAAAGACAGACAAAAGAGTGCTTTGGAGCTTGTTTTAATCACTGCACTCTCAATAGCCTATTGTGCACTAACATCGGCCCTCACTTTGCTTCAGTAGCTGCATacagttttctgtgtttgtggccaTGTACTATATTTTCACCAGTATTCTGTCTCATGTGCTTCGAGGCAGTTCCTCagtgaatttttgtttttaatttcagttaaGGCATATGTTGATGTCGAAGCTTAATCTCTGATTGCCTACAGGCTGTCCTACAATATCATGTAAATCTTAGTAGAAAGTGCTTTCCAATGAGTATTGACCAAAATGTGAGTGTACACACGTTGTTTGGTTCTGTCTGAATGGTAGGTAACAAAATCTTACTGTATAGTACTGATATGATATTATCAGAAAACATCAACTTTGTGAGTACTCAATATACTCTGCTAAATTCATCATGTTGTtgctatatttttttatttctaaactGCTTTATCTTCAGCATTTCGTCAGCTACAGTCTTCAGCTACGCctaatttctttgtattttccttTCAAGGAACcagatgttttttaatttttgtggttttgaacTTGAGTTGTTCTTTGGATAGTTCTTGTCCTGGTCGTCCTTCTTTTTTAAAGAGCAACTGTCAGTATGTACGGTGAAAATCAGGAGTGAGGTACAACAGTGTGTGTCTTCAGCCATCTGTGAAACACGgtagaggctctgtcatggtttggggatCTTGTCGAATTatcaacacagaaaagcaccatcagattttgatccaatAATTTGATGTAATACCATTTGAAAAGTGTCTGATTGGCAATGGCTTATTTTTTCTaaatgacaatgatcccaaacacactgccagtgcagtcAAAGCATacatggatagaaaaacactatcagtcatggactggcctccccagagtccggacctcaacattactgcaGTGTGCCACATAAGCAGTGTGGCATCGACAGACAGCAGAACAAAAAGCAGGAAACATCCAtagaagagctttgaatatcCTTCGaggagcctggagaactattcctgaagcctgcttaaagaaattacaagaaagcttacATTAGAAAGTTTAGGCTGCGCTGACAAATTAAGGCTCTTAAGCTTGTTAGATTTGTACAACTTAGTTTTTGTCTTATATACTATATTTCCATTTACTTTTACACGTTTCAGTAAGTCATGGAATCAAGTTCGACGACCTGAAATACTGTCAAACTGTCATTTTCAGACTCAAGATGTCTTTTTTTGTGATACAGAGTGGGAAAATGtcaagaacaaaaatgaaatcaggAAAAAAATAGTATCGGCTATTGGCCaaattgttgttttaaataaaaggtACCAGTTAAGAATTGCACAGTTTGAGTGCAAGCCTATCATTTAGCTATTTTTACCTAGTAGGACCTCGCTTGATCAAGGCTGAATTCCTGAGCCCTCCCATTCTTGTTTTAGTTCTTTCTAATTCACACAAACATAGGGAAAAAAGGGAAGATGtcaaaaagtaaaaactgtTAGCAAGGTTTAGAAAGGATGACACAAAGAGATGAAGACAAAAGGAGTTTGTTCCTGGTACTGAAGGCATACAGCAGGGGGTCTGTATGACTCTATCTCATGTAATAGATTTTAGGTGGAGTTCAGTTTGGCAAAGCTGTGTGCGTAAAACTTCAAAAGACACTCTCTCTTCCCTCTCCCTTTTGGACATGTTTCTTTCTGTGTCCTCTTTTAACAACCGCCTGTGACCTCTGTGCGCTCCTTTAAATCTTCTCTCTCATGCAGAGGTAATAAGATCAATAGAGGTGGGATataatgaactgatgaaaagtAAGTAGTAAAAATTTGGAGGGAAAAAGTGAGATAAGGATGAGAGGTATGTggggtgtttttgttgtttgtttttttcttttttaaattatcccTTTAGCTATTTATAACAATTTTTCTTAATTTATTCTCAAACCTGGTGTATCAGAATGGCCAAGTACATTAAATATCCATGACAGTAAATTACCAGCAAGAAAATACCAAGtaaagagaagaggagagggagcaCTATGCAGGGGGAGGCAGACAATagacaagaagaaaaagatggGGAAAACAAAAGGCACTAGAGGTAGTGGAGTGTAGGCGAGAGGGGAGTGTGAGGTGGAGAGATGTGGGGAGAAGGCACTCTGATGTGATTAGAGGGGCTTATTTGAAAGGCTACACCTCGCCCCTCTCCCCAAGCCTCCACATATGGAAGGTTTACGAGTTTATAAACGCAGTGTCGATGCAGTGTAAGAGGTGCCAGTGGCGCTGGGAGCACTGCAGAGAGAGGGTATTAATGCAGAACAAAAGTGCAGCCCCTTTCAACATGCTGCCATATGAAGGGGATTATTCTGAGTAAATATACTacaatgcatttattacttttaccaTTTTTATCCTAACCAATTATCCACTCAGTATGAAGGTTTTTTTGTCATATTATTTCATTGTAGCCATAGATTTTGGCCAATTATTTTGTTAAAACCATTGACAGCTATAGAATTACTTTGTGGGTTAGTACTCCTGGTTGGGAATCACTCATAAGCTCCAACTAGTAAATGGACTGTGAAAAAGCAGGATTTTAAAAGTGTAGTTTTTTGTAATGGTTGTCAATTAAATAAGATgagaaatcctttcattttggACTCATGAAGTCAAACGTGCCCAAGCAGCTTTGCTGTTGCTCAACAGCACGAAAGTATTCAAGCCTTTCATGTCTAGTTTGACAAGACAGGAAAGCTTGTAGTGATCTTTGATGTTGAGCTTTGATCATGACATTTAGGTCAAATGGAATGTCCTGCTAGAGTTCCCTGACAAAGCTATTGGAGAAGGTTAATAGGACATTCACAATGAGTAATGAAAGAAATGTATTGCGATTGCTACTATGATGATATGTTTTATTGATCAATTAacaagttgcagaaattgtagaATCAGCGTTTGGTGAAACCTACCTGTGTCTTTAAAATGGTAGCAGTCCTCCTGGTTCACTTTCACAGGGTTTTCAGTGGTCTTGTAGTTATGCAGGTTTGTTATCTCTGTTGATTGTTTGTCTTTTAGTAATCAAAGAGTGATGCAGTGATGATGGAGTTGATGGGATTGCAGGGCTATACGACTGTAGTTTTAGTCATGTTGCAGTAATTCATTCGGCACGGTTAAGCTACCTCAACCTGCCAGAAATTTGAACTTTACATCAGTTCCCAGGAGTTCCTGGTAGTTTTCCACCTTATGCCACTGAATGTTTACAAATCTGAATGTCTAAGGTGCCGAAAGTCTTTGCAGTATACTATATAATAAACAAATGCACTAGATTTTGAGCGTGCTCTACCCTTTTCGTTTGATGTGCCCTAAGCACAACATGTGGGATCACTTCTTCTGACCAAGACTGATGTGTGAATTTGTTCCTCACAGAAATTAGGTTTACAGGCAGATAATTGCAAGCTTTACAGATAAAAGCTAATAATTATATCCTGTGTGCTTTgactgtgagtgtgtctgtAAAGAATGGGAGTTTGATTGGGACTCTGTGAATCAGAGTCACTGTCATCAAAAATAAATGGAGTAAATGGAGTATTGATGCACAGATACCAGCTGTGCCTTCTCGCTCTCTCTTCAGTCTGGCAGCAAGTTAATACACAGTAGAGTCCACAGGCCCAGCCCAGAGAAGATGTTTGTATTAATGTAAATAATGACCTTGTGTCTCATTTTATATCATTTATTAGAATATTTTTACAAATAATTTTGTAGCAGATCCACTGTGTTGCACTGACTATAGATATTTATTGAAGTGCTGTATCGTATTGCTCCAGCATCATTACAGAGCTTATCAAAAATTCCATTTTGATGGTGAGACCTGCTCACCTATCTCTGCATGTGATGATGACACCATCCTTTGTACCATAACTTCAACTAAACCATACAGAATAGGCAGCAGGGCTCAATCACTCACACAGTATGTGGTGGGAGGTGGGGGGGGCTGCCACACAGGATCcatccccctctctctccccctgaCAGAGAGGGTCTCTGCTTCACCCTCTTTTCTCCCTGTCTTTTTATCTCCTGTGTGATTTGAACAGCCTTTCAGACCTCTGCCGCTAATGCACCAAATAGGCTCCCATTGTTAATGTTAGAGCAATATGAGTTTCTTTTGTGTATGTTTCTTTCTGCTCCCAGAAGGCTGCGCTGAAACCTGATAGGCAGCATAGTTTGGCAGTGGTGGGATCTCTTTATTtgcgccttttttttttttttaaataggtaATTATGGAAATgattcttctttgtttttgcctttCTCTACTGAGTCCAGTTCATAATTAATTGGTAGCGTGAAGGACTGGCCAATTTAAAAATCACAAGGGAGGGGTCGAGGGGGCTTGTTTTAGTCGCTGGTGTCTGGTTGGGTAGCAGGCGGGTGGAGCATCTGAATTAGATTAGATTTAATTAAGGCATGGGGCCCCTGACTATACACACTGGTTCACAAATAGGCTGTATGCCAGGCTGGTTGATGGGAATTCAGCAGTATGTGTGAGCACActtacaaacacgcacacactgcAGAGGTTCCCCTGGGCCTTCAAGGTCAGGTAGGCAGAGGAAACCTGCAGCTTGGTGTCTGGAAGAGAGAGAATGGAAGCTTAAAACCATCTTCTTTCTTGAcagaaggttgctggtttaTCGAAACAAACAAATCTTCTGATTAGAGGTATAAATATGTCTTAATGGTATGTAGCAGTTAAAGCAGAATAAAATttggttgtaaaaaaaaatgtttctcatATGGTTATGCTTTATCGTGTGTTGCACAGTGATGATTTGTACTTGCTTTCAATCAGTCAAAACTTATTGTGTCCATGTGCTGAGGCAGCTAGAGCTTTGTGCTATGAGGTGATTTCATTATACTCCGGGTTTCTTTCCATTATCTGGGTTTTCTGACCCTAACATTGGGAATCAGGATAAGCAGTCACAcaaaactttattattattaagttaaTATGAACCCTAATTTCATAAGGGTTTCTTCTGAGTGTTCACATGAAAGGGGTGGTGCTGGCACCATTTGACCAGTTCCGTATAAGAATCTGTATTTGTCATAAATGCACACTGGGGAAACACGAAGACATTAGATATTATTAAAAAAGTTCAGACCCTGCCACTCTGCATACACAGAGGTCCAAGGGATCTTCCGGAATGGTGACGCCATTTTCAAAACGATTGCTGGATCAATAGGCCGTGATTTCATAACTATTGATTTCTAACCTGGAACATAACCTGCACCGGTACAGGTTATGTTCACAGCATAAGTTATCATGACAGTATATCCCAGCAAGAGGTGATCCACCTTTGTAGCCGAGGCCTAACCTGAATAAGTTCGTACTATAGGCCTCAGATATTTTCACTGTCTAAACAACGTTTGGACCCCTAAcaacatcttctttttttctttttttttctttttcttttttttttttttgctgaatagGAAGAGTCTCAAATAATGATCTTGGACAACCTCCCAGAACTTTGTGAAGGAAGTTTGATGAATTGCTGATCAGTCTGTGTATTGGAGGGTGATCGATCAGAAGGCTGCAACTGGAATCTGGTTCACCCAGTTTTACATAATGACTGGGAAACAAACTGAAAGCCCCCCAAAGTTTGACCTTGTTGTTACACCTTTCTTGTAacattgaattaaaaaaaaaaaaaaacgcattACAGCGGCAGATTTTGTCTTGGTCAGGTTTACTGATATTTAGTACAGCCCATCTAATTTATCAGCAGCCAGATGGGACTGTTGGCCAACAAGTTGCAGAGGGCCCTGTGGTGGACCAACTATGGAACATCAGAACTTCCACGTTTCTTccttactttttaaattaaataaaatgtcatttttcagCATTATAAAAGCAGATACAAATAGTTCATATCGGCCAATATGCGtgtaaatgattaaataaacaaatacaaactcCAAATGTTAACTGACAAATATAATATACAAATATCATCCAGTGTGCCTGAATAtgaagtttttaaactgtgcagTATCAAAATCAGCCTTAAAAATCCTGCATCCTTCAGGTTCCTTAAATATCTGTCAGGCTCTAATTTTTTGCTGCTTCAAGCTGTCCCCTCTCCAAAAATGTACAACTTTCCCTTTGTGTACACATTGGAATCATGCAATGATTTGAATTTCCGTCCttactttcagctgctcactTATTCACCAGGGGTTACCACAGCAGGAAGTGCCACATATTTGATGTGGCAGATCCTCCTGGGATTAAACTGGAGAGCTTTCATTTGTTAGTCCAATGGTTTACATATGTTCCTGTTTCCTTGCATATTAGCAGTATATAAACTGATGCAGATGAAATCAGAAAGTGGAGTTCCCTTTCATAAGCATCTTAGCTGGTATAATAATCACTATGAAAGACTCACGTTAGTTGACTTTGAGCTTTTTGTGGTTCTGTTCTCTGGAGAAGATCTCTACACTGTACTAAACACAATATCCCCCAAGAGCCTGTAAGTCTGTATAAGCATGGAATACTTCAAAAAGCTCCAAAAAGGCTTGCCTTACCTTGCATTTTCTGGGGATCTAATCCTTACAGATAGAAGCACTTTCAGACTATTGATTTGACCTTAAGATGTCTTGTAATGGTCATTTCCTGGCAAGCTATCTGGGCAATAGCCTCAACTGTCTGGATGATGGCTTGTGGAAGGCGAAGTTAGTTTCCTAGGCTTTAATGCACATGGCCTTTTAAGTAGCTAATGGAAACCTTGAGCAGAGAACATGGAAAGTATTTTGAACTTTGAGGTTTGATATTCACAGCCTTAGTTAGCGTTAGTGTAATTTGAAGTGAAACAGCAACTGTAAAATACTTAGATGTAGTCATTTCTCCTCAGCACATCTTTTCTGCAGCTCTGTAATAAATAgatttctttccactctctTGCTGCCTCTCCTTAATACAACAGTACAGTCAGCTGGTAAGCTGAAACACCATTTACATGAGCCCCATCCCGACGCCTGATTGAAATTCTCACACTGTAATATCAGTCAGCGGAAATATTTAAGTGGCACTTCCTCATCCTATCTAAAATAATAAgctgcagtgccctgtagcattACTGTAGTCCTTTTCCTCATTTCAGGCAGCAGGTAGGCTGCTCTGCGCTTGTGTGTTTGGCTCCAGCTCTCATTGTGAACATTAAGTTCACTGGACTCTTGAGCAGTTTGCAAACTCTGCGTCTCCCTGGGACAAACATGGCAAAGTGTGACGGCCCCTGGTGTTTTGCTGCCCGCTCTCATCTTCAAGTTGCATTTTATCTAAAAGTGCTATAAGCTGTTTTGCCCTCACTATGAATTATTTAGCTTCCCtctcctttctttttctgtcataCTAAAGAGTCCCTGTTTATGAACCAGGCTTTAGAAGTAGCCTCTGCACTGGTGCACCATGGTTGATTTGTTCTCTTTGTCTCTGGGAGCTCTTAGGGTGAGTTTGACTGCTGTTATGCTTATTGCTTAGCACTCTCATCTCCAGGAGAGGCTGCCGCTGTTGAATCACATAGAATACATTTCCAAATGAACCTAAAAACAATTTACTGCTTGATATTCATGCCTGCCTCCTTTACTCCCTTCTCCATTCCCTTGGCTCTCCAACACCACAACTCATCTTCCTTAAATTAAAttcccctcttcctcctcctccacatcCTTCCTTCCTCCATTCCCCTCTGAGTCCCTCAGCACCACTAATCCTTTCTTTTCTCATCCACCTACATTATGCATCCTTAGTTTGCTCTTCATTTCCTTCCTCTCTTGCACAGAAGCTCCTGGACAGGACTTTGTGACACTGGACTATCGCCTGCGCTACTACCCTAGCATCACCTACGCCGTCATCGGCAGCACCGTCATCTTTGTCCTTGTGGTAGCCTTGCTGGCCTTGGTCCTCCATCACcagagaaaacgcagcgtcctGCTGCCCAGAGGTGTACGAGGAAGTTCACATAcccaccaccatcaccagccCCTGCTACTGTCCCGTCTGGTCATCTTGGACCGAGGCCACTTACATTCTGGAGGTCCGGCACTCTCCCCTGGCTCCCCCACCACAACCGGTCAATACAGCTCAACACCTCGAGCTCTGCAGCTACTGTCTGGGACCCTGTATCCCTCAGCACCTTCCATGGATTCCCCTCCATCATACTCAGAAGCTGTTCTAGATGTCAGGTGAGAAAGTAGTTCTAGTGTCTGTATGCATATTTCTACATTTTCTACATTTTCACACTGTAACCTAAAACTGATccaaaaagcaaaatgaaaagaaataacagtgctcaaatgtgctgttctATCAAACTATGATCTACTTGCAatcagaaatctgtcagcatgcTTCCCACGGGTGCTTTTATGTTATTTGTAATGAACAATCGTGTAACTGTTGTATACTCAATTATTATTAAACACGAATGTTGCTGCTCAGATAGCAGCTCCAAAAAAGAGAACATTTGCTAAAATGGCAAAATAATAGTAATGAGATCCTGATGAAAAGAAGGCAGTTTGCTTTCTTTTAGCAAGAACACCGAGTGTCTGTTACAAAGAGtggaaaaaactaaacaattgcataattattcatattAATGGAAACTGAATGAGAAAAGGTGAAAATTCAGTTCAAAATAGTTCTTACTTAACTCCATTATATTCTCAGATGGGAGAATACAtcctgttttgttctttttgcttGCTCTTGATCGCTGGCACAGAAACGATTGTACAACCCAGTGTAATGTTTCTTCTGTCTTTAGTCGACCTCCTTGGTTTGACCTCCCTCCGCCCCCTTACCTCCAAGATGGAGAGCTTGCTTCAGAAGGCGAGCTTCCTCAATATGAGGCCCCACAGGACCCTCTGAGCCACCCCACGGCTCATCCCTGCACCCTCTCAATACCCAGAACTGTGGCCACAGGCACACAGCCGAGCAATCACTCCGGAGAGGAGTCGGTCCAGCTGTAGCTACTC from the Oreochromis niloticus isolate F11D_XX linkage group LG7, O_niloticus_UMD_NMBU, whole genome shotgun sequence genome contains:
- the ldlrad3 gene encoding low-density lipoprotein receptor class A domain-containing protein 3 isoform X2 is translated as MMWIWYLLLGSGSGSRSVESQLLPGNNFTTDCNIPGIFMCGDGKCVPGGRQCNGLPDCFDKSDEKGCPKVKSKCSPTFFACANGVHCIIGRFRCNGFSDCPDGSDEENCTENPLVCSEARFKCRNGRCVDRSFLCNGQDNCQDNSDEEICLTTAAPGQDFVTLDYRLRYYPSITYAVIGSTVIFVLVVALLALVLHHQRKRSVLLPRGVRGSSHTHHHHQPLLLSRLVILDRGHLHSGGPALSPGSPTTTGQYSSTPRALQLLSGTLYPSAPSMDSPPSYSEAVLDVSRPPWFDLPPPPYLQDGELASEGELPQYEAPQDPLSHPTAHPCTLSIPRTVATGTQPSNHSGEESVQL
- the ldlrad3 gene encoding low-density lipoprotein receptor class A domain-containing protein 3 isoform X4, with amino-acid sequence MCGDGKCVPGGRQCNGLPDCFDKSDEKGCPKVKSKCSPTFFACANGVHCIIGRFRCNGFSDCPDGSDEENCTENPLVCSEARFKCRNGRCVDRSFLCNGQDNCQDNSDEEICLTTAEAPGQDFVTLDYRLRYYPSITYAVIGSTVIFVLVVALLALVLHHQRKRSVLLPRGVRGSSHTHHHHQPLLLSRLVILDRGHLHSGGPALSPGSPTTTGQYSSTPRALQLLSGTLYPSAPSMDSPPSYSEAVLDVSRPPWFDLPPPPYLQDGELASEGELPQYEAPQDPLSHPTAHPCTLSIPRTVATGTQPSNHSGEESVQL
- the ldlrad3 gene encoding low-density lipoprotein receptor class A domain-containing protein 3 isoform X1, translating into MMWIWYLLLGSGSGSRSVESQLLPGNNFTTDCNIPGIFMCGDGKCVPGGRQCNGLPDCFDKSDEKGCPKVKSKCSPTFFACANGVHCIIGRFRCNGFSDCPDGSDEENCTENPLVCSEARFKCRNGRCVDRSFLCNGQDNCQDNSDEEICLTTAEAPGQDFVTLDYRLRYYPSITYAVIGSTVIFVLVVALLALVLHHQRKRSVLLPRGVRGSSHTHHHHQPLLLSRLVILDRGHLHSGGPALSPGSPTTTGQYSSTPRALQLLSGTLYPSAPSMDSPPSYSEAVLDVSRPPWFDLPPPPYLQDGELASEGELPQYEAPQDPLSHPTAHPCTLSIPRTVATGTQPSNHSGEESVQL
- the ldlrad3 gene encoding low-density lipoprotein receptor class A domain-containing protein 3 isoform X3, with protein sequence MDQLKESQLLPGNNFTTDCNIPGIFMCGDGKCVPGGRQCNGLPDCFDKSDEKGCPKVKSKCSPTFFACANGVHCIIGRFRCNGFSDCPDGSDEENCTENPLVCSEARFKCRNGRCVDRSFLCNGQDNCQDNSDEEICLTTAEAPGQDFVTLDYRLRYYPSITYAVIGSTVIFVLVVALLALVLHHQRKRSVLLPRGVRGSSHTHHHHQPLLLSRLVILDRGHLHSGGPALSPGSPTTTGQYSSTPRALQLLSGTLYPSAPSMDSPPSYSEAVLDVSRPPWFDLPPPPYLQDGELASEGELPQYEAPQDPLSHPTAHPCTLSIPRTVATGTQPSNHSGEESVQL